Within Theileria orientalis strain Shintoku DNA, chromosome 4, complete genome, the genomic segment TGAATATATTCGTTTCATCCAACAACTTTAGCGATATTTGCGGCAGACTGAACGACGGGTGCACGTACGTTTTATTATGGTAGTATATTGTGGATTCATCAACGTTCGTTTTCACCTTTATTACCTACACGTCATTATCAAACGTGCAAACCTACGTTTTGCGAACGTTCATTGTTCGAGGAATCGTTAAACCAGAGAAAGTACATGAAAAACAAGATCGTTACAAATATTGCGCTAAACTTGGCGATCCTTCTAAAATCCCTTACTTCATGTACCTGCTCAGTTTCATCCTCTTGCCGGAACATGATGTTTACGTCATTTCTAAATCGTTATAAGTCATAtcaataaacatttattgttttgAGAATAAATGTGTCCAATTACTTAGTATAATGATCCTTTGTGATGCTCAACTAAATCTAGTGGAGGGCAGTGGAATcatattaacacattatcATCAATTCCTCACAAACCTTTAGTTATGTCTCGAAACCATCTATAAATCTTCTTCTTATCATATTTTCAATCTAATCTaaccaattttttaatcattattCCAAATTTTAACATCGTCGAATCCTAAACAACTATCAATCGAACCATAATTAACATACGGTATTTCAACAGTCACCAATACCCataatatacttatttataagaTACTATAGTCATGTACTtgtttaaacttaaaatattaaaactataTAGTTAATTGACACATGCTTTTGTATCGTACTTATTATTACCAATCATTTTTAGGTTTTAACATTTTgctttttttatcttttttgaATTATCTACTTTTAATTTCCCGGTCGGGATCGCGTTATAATGAACTCAGTGAGAAGATTAGTCTCTAATTCATTATGAACTGGTCATTCAATAAATTGATTCTACATCATTACGTTCCTTATAACTCGTCCCTCACAGGGCGTCTAGTCCTTGGTATTTCATGGTTTTATTCCTCTTTTAAATCATGTTCGAGGGTCTGTCTTTACTATATTACCATtcattaacatttaattCTCCTAATTCTCCTTAGTTGAGGTTATACTCATACTGGGATCATGATAGAGATTCTGTGACACAAGGGGTACATACGGTAACGATTCCTGAtaaatctttaaaatttaagcATGTTGATGGATGGGTGGAAGTCCTCATTGGTCGACTTCAACTCGTTTAGGCTCATGAGTGACGTTCCGGAACTCGTGAAGGAGAAGTCGTCATCTGTGGTTGAACATCTTAGCGAGCTCTCCTCACTCCTGGGCATCCTGATCAGCGTTTTGAAAAATTCGCTGTGGGCAGACAGCTTTGTGAACGAGGGCTTCGTATTACTCTTGGACTTCGACGCCTTGTGATTAAAGTGACAAAAATTACAGCCGAATCCACTTTTACAGTAGTTGGACTTCTTGTTTGCAAATACGCAGGGCTTACAGAAGCCGTGCACGTGCAGCAGCGATCCAACACTGGGCACCGAGCCCGTTTCAATTACGTTGTACCTTTCTCGCAGCGCCATGTATATTTGCACAATGTTAATGTCTGTGGTGGACATACAgctcttcagcagcagtgcTCTGTCCCTCATTTCTTCTGGCGTGATTGTTATGAGGTCGCTTGTGGTGATCTTGTATTGGTCTATGTCGTTCTGATAAATTTGAGTCACGCACTTCCTCAGCTTCTCAAACAGGTTTTGTGCAAAGTAGTCCTTCAAATCTCTGAAGAACGATATACTTGACGAGTTTCTATAAATGGTGTCAAAGTGGTCATGGGTCAGCGGGCTCGATATGGATTTCACAGAAGTTCCGTTGATTGACGAATTAATATGATTAGGGTTCTGTTCTGATTTCGAAAGCAGGAACGTGGAAAACTTATCCAGGCTGCTTGAACGGGATGAGTCAAATGAGTTAGTTCCTGATGAGTTCAGATAGAAATTTTCTGATAAACAAGATTTACCATTGAACTCACAAACCTGCTTTCCCAATGTGTCATAGTTAGaacaaaaaatactatCGCTAATCAATGGATTTTCCATGGGCAATAATTAAATCAGCAGATAATCGCAAATTTTGGTAAGCAGATAATAATcatattaatgtttattatatatttactttgcTGAATCAATTATAATCCAGTCTTTGTGTTTTTGTCGACATTAGACAATAATAATCGAGAAAAtcatcatatttattaaacactataaaatatatctaTGTTAGTGGCACAAGTAACGTTTATActaaacacattaaaatttaataccTTTGAgcttaaaaataaatttcaaTCAGATACAAAAAGTTAggatttattatatttctAAAAGCAACTTGTCTACGTCCCCATAACATTAAATCCATGAGGTCATAAACGATAAAGtacaaatatgtatatttacaaatatggTCTATCTTCTAAAGAATATCaaacttttaaatcaacaatACTAAAGTAATATAAagaatttacaaataaatgtataaacttttgttatttttacacatatcccatattaatattattagtttatattgACCTATTATTCAGAgataattttacaattaaacacattttataatattaaatatcttTTAGTAGACggaataaatttatttctttGGAATCCTAATACACCCATTTATTCTTCCtcataatataatttatggtaataaatttagatggcactattttataaaatatttcatcataataatattattattatttataacaacataataaatattaaaattttatttaatttcatatTCATAATTCATTgaataatacaatatattaacACTATAAAGATTCTTACACactatgtttaaaaaatatataaaatgaataataaatcatccaattctatttataattCACTTTATACTACTGCAAGTAAAAATCCTAGTCTATTTAGgtttataatatacttCATTTCATTGTTGATACGATTGTTATTAATCGCATATTCAATGTACCATAACATAAAGTGTAAGTTAgcaatgtaaataaaacaaattaatttattaaaattaattcataTTTGTAGTTGATCTTAAGTATTCTGACGTCGACTACCTTGTTTACTCGGATTCTACAAAATACATACTTTCTGGACAATCTCCATATCTAAGGCACACATACAGATACACGCCAATATTGTAAGtcacaatttatttttattttcacctATTTAGGTCATTTTTAATGGTCTTTAACGAATTGTGGTTTCATGACTTCGGTAAAATTCTTTTCACAATTTCAGACCTATTGGTTGGATATATCATTGAAAAATGCTTATGGTCTTATCCGAAGATAGATAGAATCATTCTTGCTTCAATTTGGCTTCTTAACCCATTTTCTATCGGAATATCCTCAAGAGGCAATGCGGATACACTTATTTGCCTTCTTGTATTACTTTCTCTATGGCTAATAATGAAACGATGGATATTACTTTCGTCAATATTGTATGTTTACAacttttaaacttattcATTTTAGGTTTGGAATTTcagttcattttaaaatataccctgtaatatacacactaccCTTTATcttatacatttataatgaAGGAGCCGTAAGATCCTTatcttaatattttatttaggtTCAGAAGTTTAAATTGGCACTTtcaaacaaaattaaattcatatttaaaattccgTTTTTGCTACTTTCAAACATCAACAGGAACCACATTAAATTTGGGTTTTTTAGCTTCTTAACGTTCTCAGTTCTGACATATTTGACATATTACTAGTAAGTTAATCGATTTTAATCAGTAATCAGCTATGGCTTCAACTCCATTTATGAGACGTACCTGCATCAGTATATTCGAAAAGACCACAGACACAACTTTTCTTTGTATTTCAATACCATGTACTATATTGTCGatacacacacaaatgTAAGTTTATATGAATTTAAAGACTATTAATTAAACTCtatatgtttaattattaattaaaattcaaTATTACTTAAACtcattaacaaaaaatgaaataaaccATTATAGATGAACTCGATTTTATCTTTCGTTCCACAACtattatgtgtgtttattttttcaatcgTTTCGTTCGACGACTTGCCTTTATCCCTATTTTTAATGGTAAGTCTTATAACCAAGAATATATCAACTGCTTTTAGACAGTTTCATTTGTTGCTTTAAACAAGGTTATGACATCTCAGTACTTCCTCTGGTGGATGGCCCTGTTACCACTAGTGATTAAGAATTTAGGATCGAACATCAagtattataaaaactttCTACTCTCAATGGTCTCTCTACTGatatttaagtttttaTGGCTATTTTGGGGATATAGACTAGAGTTTTTAGGATACAATAGTTTCAACGAGGTTggtacatttattattttatataatatcatTACTATTATAATACCTAAAGACtttgttatattatattaaccTTATTTAACTATATCAAAAATATTACCAATTATTTATAGATGTTGTTTTCTTCATCCTTTCTCGTTATATCACACATGTTGGTTTTATGGACACTGATTTACGAGTCATACACCAATAAAATCGTGtcaacataaatttaataaataaagacTTAATCGGTTGTAATTAAACTCCATATACgcatacacatacacataaacatacaaattaaataatgtgtaaacgattaaaatttagtatattacatttaaatcatGGTGTCCATTGATGTCCTGATCGTCTTAATCCTtgagtatattttatacatcATGTCCACATTGTTCTTATATGCCGTATAGAACCAATGATCTGTAGTATCaattattgatattatgtaaaataatca encodes:
- a CDS encoding mannosyltransferase, producing MNNKSSNSIYNSLYTTASKNPSLFRFIIYFISLLIRLLLIAYSMYHNIKFDLKYSDVDYLVYSDSTKYILSGQSPYLRHTYRYTPILSFLMVFNELWFHDFGKILFTISDLLVGYIIEKCLWSYPKIDRIILASIWLLNPFSIGISSRGNADTLICLLVLLSLWLIMKRWILLSSILFGISVHFKIYPVIYTLPFILYIYNEGAVQKFKLALSNKIKFIFKIPFLLLSNINRNHIKFGFFSFLTFSVLTYLTYYYYGFNSIYETYLHQYIRKDHRHNFSLYFNTMYYIVDTHTNMNSILSFVPQLLCVFIFSIVSFDDLPLSLFLMTVSFVALNKVMTSQYFLWWMALLPLVIKNLGSNIKYYKNFLLSMVSLLIFKFLWLFWGYRLEFLGYNSFNEMLFSSSFLVISHMLVLWTLIYESYTNKIVST